From one Bifidobacterium sp. WK012_4_13 genomic stretch:
- a CDS encoding DUF6978 family protein, translated as MVSKLNDSDASTLISLLKDCVEKKFVMPQGGEHNKGFSVKSRTTDDEFRIEMYRGKIDFDKHSIIAMTVPGKVTLFRLCVHYHPHRNPDGTVIKGAHLHLYSEEFGSHLAIPVDISSPNFIDDTIMVLDKFNVIDKPKLIDGMMP; from the coding sequence ATGGTCAGCAAGCTAAACGATAGTGATGCTTCCACGCTTATATCTCTCCTGAAGGACTGCGTAGAGAAGAAGTTCGTCATGCCGCAAGGTGGCGAGCATAACAAGGGATTCTCTGTAAAATCACGAACAACAGATGATGAATTTCGGATAGAGATGTACCGGGGAAAAATAGATTTTGATAAACATTCCATCATTGCGATGACCGTTCCTGGGAAGGTTACACTCTTCAGACTCTGTGTTCACTATCATCCTCACAGGAATCCAGATGGAACGGTAATAAAAGGTGCACATCTTCACTTATATTCAGAGGAATTTGGTTCACACCTCGCGATACCAGTGGACATTTCCTCCCCGAATTTCATTGATGACACTATCATGGTATTAGATAAATTCAACGTGATAGACAAGCCTAAACTAATAGACGGGATGATGCCATGA
- a CDS encoding DUF1829 domain-containing protein, translating into MTNGFDTKTLVDGYADWLKSSATTRVVDRWTEITVPFLDHANDHFQFYVRLYDDRMSFNDDGYTLNGLITSGFNMKSSRADRLGEIVKQFGATLENGSIAMSAPSDKSADAMNRYVQALIHVDSMIETITHRIIGYFAEDVAQALLQQDLFFTQNVSITGKSKFQHIFDFLFQQTKSTPTRFGQAPATLDKNSMATILFNWDDARGSEKRKNAELIVFGNDKDKPINSDVLAGFDEYNVPVLKYSEIPDKAQMMLSA; encoded by the coding sequence ATGACCAACGGTTTTGACACCAAAACTCTCGTTGACGGCTATGCCGATTGGCTGAAAAGCAGCGCCACTACACGAGTTGTTGACCGGTGGACCGAGATCACAGTGCCCTTCTTGGACCACGCGAACGATCACTTCCAGTTTTACGTGAGATTGTACGATGACAGAATGTCTTTCAACGATGACGGTTATACGCTTAATGGACTCATCACATCAGGGTTCAACATGAAGAGTTCAAGAGCCGACAGACTTGGGGAGATCGTCAAACAATTTGGGGCGACACTGGAAAATGGTTCAATAGCCATGTCAGCGCCATCCGATAAATCAGCCGATGCCATGAACAGATATGTTCAAGCTCTCATTCACGTTGATTCGATGATTGAAACAATAACCCATAGAATTATCGGATACTTCGCAGAAGATGTTGCCCAAGCCTTACTGCAACAAGACCTTTTCTTTACTCAAAATGTGAGCATAACGGGAAAGTCCAAATTCCAGCATATTTTTGATTTTCTTTTCCAACAGACCAAATCTACACCTACAAGATTCGGTCAGGCTCCTGCCACGCTAGACAAGAACAGTATGGCCACAATCCTATTTAACTGGGATGATGCAAGAGGATCTGAGAAAAGAAAAAACGCAGAGCTTATCGTATTCGGCAACGACAAGGATAAGCCGATAAATTCTGATGTCTTGGCTGGTTTCGACGAATACAATGTACCAGTATTAAAGTATTCTGAAATCCCTGATAAGGCACAAATGATGCTATCTGCTTAG
- a CDS encoding tyrosine-type recombinase/integrase: MAKKKDHRRTKGSGSVSTDTRGYTVYRLELPPDPVTGKRRHKTFTAKDPIKARTKYLEAKRKYIATGVIESSHTPALKDWLTRWLEEFKRPNVKPRVWESYRSDCRNITNSIGAVRLADITTAHIRKLERDITSTRSSKTALNAYRRLSNALDDAVGEGLIENNVCARCDPPRVEANPTVILDVGQPIKLIEAASSASGEVKRKRGQNKWPDSPEDDAMWGLMWRLAFETGMRQGERFALTPADLVKVDDTPAIHVCHELQRYAKGAVIPSWLKAEPVAGGIWMVPPKSKKGERIVPVSKTLWNDLSAWASDHDLKSGDLIFTRKGQPLTNTVERRRWQRALESAGLPSVTIRSARHYFATQLAIAGASEDARKSIMGHVDINTTAGYTHWNVKALADITGKTAMTVEPVEK; encoded by the coding sequence ATGGCGAAGAAAAAGGACCATCGCAGGACTAAAGGCTCAGGGAGCGTCAGCACCGACACGCGCGGATACACCGTATATCGGCTAGAACTCCCACCCGACCCAGTGACCGGCAAGCGACGGCATAAGACCTTCACCGCCAAGGATCCGATCAAGGCAAGGACCAAGTACCTCGAAGCCAAGAGAAAGTACATCGCCACCGGAGTCATCGAATCCTCCCACACCCCCGCGTTGAAGGACTGGCTCACCCGTTGGCTCGAGGAATTCAAACGCCCCAACGTCAAACCCAGAGTATGGGAATCCTACCGCTCAGATTGCAGGAACATCACGAACAGCATCGGAGCCGTCAGACTTGCAGACATCACCACCGCCCACATCCGAAAACTCGAACGGGACATCACCTCAACTCGCAGCAGCAAAACCGCGCTCAACGCCTACCGTCGACTCTCCAACGCGCTCGACGATGCCGTGGGCGAGGGGTTGATAGAAAACAACGTGTGCGCTCGCTGTGACCCGCCCAGGGTCGAGGCGAACCCGACAGTGATACTTGATGTTGGCCAGCCCATAAAGCTCATTGAGGCCGCTTCCAGCGCTTCTGGCGAGGTGAAGCGCAAGAGGGGTCAGAACAAGTGGCCGGACAGTCCAGAGGATGACGCGATGTGGGGTCTCATGTGGCGGCTCGCGTTCGAGACCGGCATGCGCCAGGGGGAGCGGTTCGCGCTCACCCCAGCGGATCTTGTGAAAGTGGACGATACTCCAGCAATCCACGTATGCCACGAACTGCAACGCTATGCCAAGGGTGCGGTCATACCCTCATGGCTCAAGGCGGAACCGGTTGCCGGGGGTATATGGATGGTGCCTCCGAAATCGAAGAAGGGTGAGCGCATCGTGCCCGTCAGCAAAACCCTCTGGAATGACCTCTCCGCTTGGGCATCCGACCATGACCTGAAGTCAGGCGATCTCATCTTCACTCGCAAGGGACAGCCATTGACCAATACGGTCGAACGACGACGCTGGCAACGAGCATTAGAATCAGCAGGATTACCCAGCGTAACCATACGCAGCGCACGCCACTACTTCGCCACCCAACTCGCCATAGCCGGAGCATCCGAAGACGCCCGCAAAAGCATCATGGGACACGTAGACATCAACACCACAGCCGGATACACCCACTGGAACGTAAAAGCGCTCGCAGACATTACCGGGAAAACGGCAATGACAGTAGAACCAGTAGAAAAATGA
- a CDS encoding LysE/ArgO family amino acid transporter: MLSILIAGFTSQAGIIVAVGAQNAFIIRQGIARAYVPQILTICIGADIVLISLGTAGMGSMVSAHPEVLKALTLVGAFVLLIYGFSAFKRVFETLMRLKNRLRMRKARAMALAGGGSLDDRELRGSNDDGGDGSQRNVADSMTVQSASSLRGSASASIAGSVESSGNEFQQGAQTTLRKSLLACLGFTFLNPGVYLDSLVLLGGIAASYGAGLKWSFAAGAMLCSVVWFISLGFLSSKMSKLFKNEYAWLVLDIIIGIMMIFIAAHLALR, encoded by the coding sequence GTGTTATCGATTCTTATCGCAGGTTTCACCAGCCAGGCTGGAATCATCGTCGCCGTTGGTGCGCAGAATGCCTTCATCATTCGTCAAGGCATTGCGCGAGCATACGTGCCGCAGATACTTACCATCTGCATTGGCGCGGATATCGTATTGATCAGTCTTGGCACTGCCGGTATGGGAAGCATGGTCTCAGCACATCCAGAGGTTCTCAAGGCGCTTACCTTGGTTGGTGCCTTCGTGCTGCTCATATATGGCTTCTCGGCGTTCAAGCGTGTGTTTGAAACTTTGATGAGACTTAAAAACCGTCTGAGGATGCGGAAGGCTCGCGCGATGGCACTCGCTGGCGGTGGAAGTCTCGATGACCGCGAACTGCGCGGCTCGAACGATGACGGAGGGGATGGCAGTCAGCGTAACGTCGCCGATTCCATGACTGTGCAATCGGCATCATCGCTCAGAGGCTCTGCCTCAGCCTCAATTGCTGGCAGCGTCGAATCTTCCGGCAACGAGTTTCAGCAAGGCGCTCAGACGACCCTCAGGAAAAGCCTGCTCGCCTGCCTCGGCTTCACATTCCTGAACCCCGGCGTCTACCTCGATTCGCTCGTGTTGCTCGGCGGCATCGCCGCCTCGTACGGTGCCGGTCTGAAATGGTCGTTCGCAGCCGGAGCGATGCTCTGCAGCGTGGTCTGGTTCATCTCTCTTGGCTTCCTGTCATCGAAGATGTCGAAGCTCTTCAAGAACGAATACGCATGGCTGGTGCTCGACATCATCATCGGCATCATGATGATCTTCATCGCTGCGCACCTGGCGCTGCGGTGA
- a CDS encoding ArgP/LysG family DNA-binding transcriptional regulator: protein MIRKSQARHPANATQNRQASTRHAPSDTKLTANEFNAIKKLQDTSQTLGDTSATRIAEQIRTLPLEQFNALQTILETGSFDAAADELHISQSAISQRIKNLESQLGHIVLQRSKPVKPTQVGQLLVRLARQIELAQDEAISMLKSERTASAVNIRIVVNADALESWVLPALAPVVHQSISIDIRRQDEHVSAGLLRSGEVMAAITAEGRAVQGCSITKLGSMPYYAVSTAEFAERWFPSGMTLDAVEHAPLIQYDREDRMQYLFIRRITRIKVHPPTHYIPTSVGYNNAISLGYGWGLIPKAFLDTYPKDGLALLSPEPLLLPLFWQQWKLSSPALDAVAEAIISAGRTVLV from the coding sequence ATGATACGGAAATCGCAGGCACGCCACCCGGCGAACGCCACACAGAACAGGCAAGCCAGCACACGGCACGCACCGTCTGATACGAAGCTCACAGCGAATGAATTCAACGCAATCAAGAAACTCCAGGACACCAGCCAGACCCTCGGCGACACCTCAGCAACGAGAATCGCCGAGCAGATTCGCACGCTCCCCCTTGAGCAGTTCAACGCCTTGCAGACCATACTCGAAACCGGCAGCTTCGACGCCGCTGCAGACGAGCTTCACATCTCGCAGTCTGCCATCAGCCAGCGCATCAAGAATCTTGAATCGCAGCTTGGCCATATCGTGCTGCAACGCAGCAAGCCGGTCAAGCCCACGCAGGTCGGGCAGCTTCTGGTACGTCTCGCGCGTCAGATCGAACTCGCGCAGGATGAAGCCATTTCCATGCTCAAATCCGAGCGGACCGCGAGCGCGGTCAACATCCGCATCGTGGTCAACGCCGACGCACTCGAAAGTTGGGTGCTGCCCGCGTTGGCTCCTGTCGTGCACCAGTCGATATCCATCGACATTCGTCGGCAGGACGAGCATGTTTCAGCCGGGCTGCTACGCTCCGGCGAGGTCATGGCCGCCATCACCGCCGAAGGCCGTGCAGTGCAGGGCTGCTCGATCACCAAACTTGGCTCAATGCCCTATTACGCGGTTTCGACCGCCGAATTCGCCGAGCGCTGGTTTCCGAGCGGCATGACCCTGGACGCGGTCGAGCATGCACCGCTGATTCAATACGACCGTGAGGATCGAATGCAATACCTGTTCATCCGCCGCATCACGCGCATCAAGGTTCATCCGCCGACACATTACATTCCGACTTCGGTCGGATACAACAACGCGATTTCGCTGGGCTATGGCTGGGGGCTTATTCCCAAAGCGTTCCTAGATACCTACCCCAAGGATGGTCTGGCGTTGCTCTCGCCTGAACCGCTGCTTCTGCCCTTGTTCTGGCAGCAATGGAAACTCTCCTCGCCCGCGCTCGATGCGGTCGCCGAAGCCATCATCTCAGCAGGTCGCACAGTTCTAGTCTGA